A single window of uncultured Pseudodesulfovibrio sp. DNA harbors:
- a CDS encoding ABC transporter permease: MAHVLKRILIKLLWVGVVFLGITVISFWVIHLAPGSPTDLQTTLNPDAGIEARLQLEKLYGLDKPLHIQYASWLKRLVQLDFGQSMSGDHRPVWDKIKERLPLTFGMNVASMVLTLLIAVPIGVTAAWWRGGVFDKLSTVVVFIGFAMPGFWLALLLMLWLGISWPILPISGLTSMGFDSMSPMGKVWDVTKHLILPIFIYTSGSWAGMSRFMRSSMLEVLRQDYIMTARAKGLSSRVVLFKHALRNALMPVITILGLSVPALIGGSVIIESIFALPGLGQLFYQAVMSRDYPLIMGSLVLGAILTLIGNLLADIGYGLADPRIRVGQGGK; encoded by the coding sequence ATGGCACACGTTCTGAAACGGATACTTATCAAACTGCTGTGGGTGGGCGTGGTGTTTCTCGGCATCACGGTTATCAGCTTCTGGGTTATTCATCTGGCCCCCGGCTCGCCCACAGATCTTCAGACCACGTTGAACCCCGACGCCGGAATTGAAGCACGTCTCCAGCTCGAAAAGCTCTACGGTTTAGATAAGCCTCTGCATATTCAATACGCCAGCTGGCTGAAAAGATTGGTACAACTCGACTTTGGTCAATCCATGTCCGGCGACCATCGCCCGGTCTGGGACAAGATCAAGGAACGCCTACCTTTAACCTTTGGTATGAATGTGGCTTCCATGGTGCTGACTCTGCTCATCGCGGTTCCCATAGGGGTAACTGCGGCATGGTGGCGTGGTGGCGTTTTTGATAAACTGTCAACCGTGGTCGTATTCATAGGCTTTGCCATGCCCGGATTCTGGCTGGCCCTGCTGCTCATGCTCTGGCTCGGCATTTCCTGGCCCATCCTTCCCATCTCCGGCCTGACATCCATGGGGTTCGACTCCATGTCGCCCATGGGTAAGGTGTGGGATGTGACCAAGCACCTCATCCTGCCAATCTTCATCTATACCTCCGGCTCATGGGCAGGCATGTCTCGATTCATGCGATCCTCCATGCTTGAAGTCCTACGTCAGGACTACATTATGACCGCACGCGCCAAAGGGTTATCCAGTCGCGTCGTCCTGTTCAAACACGCTCTGCGAAACGCACTCATGCCGGTCATCACCATTCTCGGCCTGTCGGTTCCGGCCCTGATCGGCGGCTCTGTCATCATCGAATCCATCTTCGCCTTGCCCGGCCTTGGACAACTTTTCTATCAGGCGGTCATGTCCCGCGATTATCCACTCATCATGGGATCGCTGGTACTAGGTGCCATATTGACACTTATCGGGAACCTGTTGGCGGATATTGGTTACGGCCTTGCTGATCCACGCATCCGCGTGGGACAGGGAGGCAAATAA